Proteins from one Corvus cornix cornix isolate S_Up_H32 chromosome 19, ASM73873v5, whole genome shotgun sequence genomic window:
- the LOC104695784 gene encoding C-C motif chemokine 4 homolog — MKVSAAGLALLLISASFSQTFSGPAGSDLPICCVKYTQHKLPWKRIQRHYITSSSCPLTAVVFVTKEGRQVCANPENTWVQRHLQILEQN, encoded by the exons ATGAAGGTCTCTGCAGCTGGATTGGCTCTTCTCCTCATTTCAGCCTCCTTCTCCCAGACTTTCTCTGGTCCAG CTGGATCTGACCTCCCAATCTGCTGTGTCAAATATACACAGCACAAGCTCCCATGGAAGCGCATCCAGCGTCATTATATCACCAGCAGCAGTTGTCCCCTGACGGCTGTCGT GTTTGTCACAAAGGAAGGCCGCCAGGTCTGTGCCAATCCCGAAAACACCTGGGTCCAAAGACACCTGCAAATCTTGGAGCAGAACTGA
- the LOC104695783 gene encoding C-C motif chemokine 5-like yields the protein MNTSTLCLSVILVAALFSQAFPAPLGSDTTPCCFSYTSRKLPQSHVQEYFYTSSKCSQPAVVFVTRKKREVCADPDARWVKEYVNSLELQ from the exons ATGAACACCTCCACACTCTGCCTCTCTGTCATCCTGGTTGCTGCCCTCTTTTCTCAGGCCTTTCCTGCTCCAT TGGGATCTGACACAACTCCGTGCTGCTTCAGCTACACCTCACGAAAGCTGCCCCAGAGTCATGTGCAGGAGTATTTCTACACCAGCAGCAAGTGCTCCCAGCCAGCAGTTGT GTTTGTGACCAGGAAGAAGCGGGAGGTCTGTGCTGACCCTGATGCCAGGTGGGTGAAGGAATATGTGaacagcctggagctgcagtga